Proteins found in one Loxodonta africana isolate mLoxAfr1 chromosome 21, mLoxAfr1.hap2, whole genome shotgun sequence genomic segment:
- the ZNF507 gene encoding zinc finger protein 507 isoform X2 has protein sequence MEESSSVAVLVPDIGEQEAILTAETVISPSLEIDEQRRAKTDPLIHVIQKLSKIVEHEKSQKCLLIGKKRSRSSAAPRSLEAQELCEIPAKVTQSPATDIRRLEIPQTNFIPDSFAQNDGKVMSYQCSLCKFLSSSFSVLKDHIKQHGQQNEVILMCSECHITSKSQEELEAHVVNDHENDANGHAQSKAQQCISPSKSLCQRVIERNKESIPDVPVNVGNPPTASVAEMGRRKWYAYEQYGMYRCLFCSYTCGQQRMLKTHAWKHAGEVDCSYPIFENENEPLGLLESSVAAAPSGVDAVVIAIGDNELSIHNGPSVQVQICSSEPLSALSPLEKSAGGAVQLSQSVALDPSEEEMLEVISDVEENLSADSLLSSAQKIINSSPNKKGHVNVIVERLPSAEEALSQKRFLMNADIEEGKNLSPTEAQMGCGGTDDVYHADKCTVDIGELIIGWSTPEKKDGELVSKGLGTDENAPPGRRRTNSESLRLHSLAAEALVTMPIRAAELTRANRGHYGDINLLEPDTGQRQVDSTLAAYSKMRSPLKNSSDGLTSFNQGNSTLVELPEDRQELSVGHVKTGISMSLLTVIEKLRERTDQNASDDDILKELQDNAQCQPNSDPSLSGSSVVEYIPNSERPYRCRLCHYTSGNKGYIKQHLRVHRQRQPYQCPICEHIADNSKELESHMINHCKARIYQCKQCDESFHYKSQLRNHEREQHSLPDTLSIATSNEPRLSSDTAEGKCVQEGNKSSVQKQYRCDVCDYTSTTYVGVRNHRRTHNSDKPYSHDGTFARPAHRAKPVTMMNSARQRSELF, from the exons ATGGAAGAAAGCAGCAGTGTTGCCGTGTTGGTGCCAGATATTGGGGAACAGGAAGCCATACTGACTGCGGAAACTGTCATCAGCCCGTCATTGGAAATTGATGAACAAAGAAGAGCTAAAACAGACCCATTAATCCATGTGATCCAGAAATTAAGCAAGATAGTGGAACATGAGAAGTCACAAAAATGTCTTTTAATTGGGAAAAAGCGCTCACGTTCAAGTGCTGCCCCACGCTCTCTTGAAGCCCAAGAACTTTGTGAGATTCCAGCTAAAGTAACCCAGTCACCTGCTACTGATATTAGAAGACTTGAAATCCCGCAAACAAATTTTATTCCTGACTCTTTTGCCCAGAATGATGGGAAGGTGATGTCTTATCAGTGTAGCCTTTGTAAGTTCCTATCATCTTCTTTCTCTGTGTTGAAAGATCATATCAAGCAGCATGGTCAGCAGAATGAAGTGATACTGATGTGCTCAGAGTGCCACATTACATCCAAAAGCCAAGAGGAACTTGAAGCTCATGTGGTCAACGACCACGAAAATGATGCCAATGGTcatgcccagtccaaagcccagcagtGCATCAGCCCCTCCAAGTCTTTGTGTCAGAGAGTCATTGAAAGAAATAAGGAAAGCATTCCTGACGTCCCAGTGAACGTGGGCAATCCACCAACTGCGTCCGTGGCAGAAATGGGTAGGAGGAAATGGTATGCGTATGAGCAGTATGGCATGTATCGATGCTTGTTTTGTAGCTACACTTGTGGCCAGCAGAGAATGTTGAAAACACATGCTTGGAAGCATGCTGGGGAGGTTGATTGCTCGTATCcaatatttgaaaatgaaaacGAGCCTCTAGGCTTGCTGGAGTCTTCAGTGGCTGCTGCACCTAGTGGGGTCGATGCAGTAGTCATCGCTATTGGCGACAATGAGCTGAGTATCCACAATGGGCCTTCGGTTCAGGTGCAGATTTGCAGCTCAGAGCCATTATCGGCTTTATCTCCTTTAGAAAAAAGCGCAGGAGGGGCAGTGCAGCTAAGTCAATCAGTTGCCCTTGATCCTAGTGAGGAAGAAATGCTGGAGGTGATTTCTGATGTGGAGGAGAATCTGAGTGCTGATAGCCTACTTTCATCAGCGCAGAAAATCATCAATAGCAGCCCTAATAAAAAAGGTCACGTTAACGTGATAGTGGAGCGGTTACCAAGTGCTGAAGAAGCTCTTTCACAGAAACGTTTCCTCATGAATGCTGACATTGAGGAGGGAAAAAACCTGAGCCCTACAGAAGCCCAGATGGGGTGTGGAGGAACAGACGATGTTTATCATGCCGATAAGTGTACTGTTGATATTGGGGAGTTGATCATAGGCTGGAGCACTCCAGAGAAGAAAGATGGCGAGTTAGTAAGTAAAGGCCTGGGAACTGATGAGAATGCTCCACCAGGCCGGAGAAGGACAAACTCTGAGTCTCTCCGACTGCACTCATTGGCTGCAGAAGCCCTGGTCACAATGCCTATAAGAGCTGCAGAGCTAACACGAGCCAACCGTGGCCACTATGGGGATATAAACCTTTTAGAACCAGACACTGGCCAAAGGCAGGTAGATAGTACCTTGGCAGCGTATTCTAAGATGCGGTCGCCACTTAAAAACTCCTCAGATGGATTAACCAGTTTTAACCAGGGCAACTCTACTTTGGTAGAGCTCCCAGAAGATAGGCAGGAATTGTCAGTTGGGCACGTTAAGACAGGCATCAGCATGTCCTTACTGACTGTCATTGAGAAATTGAGGGAAAGGACAGACCAGAATGCCTCCGATGATGACATTTTGAAAGAGCTGCAGGATAATGCCCAGTGCCAGCCCAACAGTGATCCGAGTTTGTCAGGAAGCAGCGTGGTGGAATACATCCCTAACTCCGAGCGCCCCTACCGGTGCCGCCTGTGTCACTACACAAGTGGTAACAAGGGCTACATCAAGCAGCACTTACGAGTCCATCGTCAGAGACAGCCATATCAGTGTCCTATCTGTGAGCACATAGCCGACAACAGCAAAGAGTTGGAGAGCCACATGATCAACCACTGTAAAGCAAGAATATACCAGTGCAAGCAGTGTGATGAGTCTTTTCATTATAAG AGTCAACTGAGGAATCATGAGAGAGAGCAGCACAGCCTTCCAGATACCTTGTCGATAGCAACTTCTAACGAGCCAAGACTCTCCAGTGATACAGCTGAAGGGAAATGTGTGCAGGAAG